In the genome of Streptomyces sp. V2I9, one region contains:
- a CDS encoding ATP-binding protein, translating into MSLPLARRIARAALLIAAGAAPVVGAAGAASAAELPQTTDLGGLTSLDGASVGDTLDSTARQGTEAAGQTGGRLVGTALPAAGEAVGGSAKVAVPAAQETAGRTAGSAGEAVGGVAEAAGGGLPTDSLTRGGLPTDALPLSGLPIG; encoded by the coding sequence ATGTCCCTCCCCCTGGCCCGTCGGATCGCTCGTGCCGCGCTGCTGATCGCCGCAGGCGCAGCCCCCGTGGTCGGTGCGGCCGGCGCCGCGAGCGCCGCAGAGCTCCCGCAGACCACGGACCTGGGCGGTCTGACCTCGCTGGACGGCGCGAGCGTCGGCGACACCCTCGACAGCACCGCCCGGCAGGGCACCGAGGCGGCCGGTCAGACCGGCGGCCGGCTCGTGGGCACCGCGCTCCCGGCCGCGGGCGAGGCCGTCGGCGGCTCCGCCAAGGTGGCCGTCCCGGCCGCCCAGGAGACCGCCGGCCGGACCGCGGGCAGCGCGGGCGAGGCCGTGGGCGGGGTGGCCGAGGCCGCCGGCGGCGGTCTGCCCACCGACTCCCTCACCCGGGGCGGCCTGCCCACCGACGCCCTGCCGCTGAGCGGGCTGCCGATCGGCTGA